Proteins encoded in a region of the Helicobacter sp. MIT 21-1697 genome:
- the pseC gene encoding UDP-4-amino-4,6-dideoxy-N-acetyl-beta-L-altrosamine transaminase: MIPYSTQHIEQDDIEAVNYALQSSHLTQGTLTQQFEAALASKGNVQYAISFNSATSALFALYGAFMYKYFPHLAHFYNTLDSKMSKQEREEIYFITTPISFVATTNMMLQWGITPLFCDVKDDGNIDENTLAHILSTHPKRALIRAIVSVDYGGKSVEIDSLRTLAQKHNLLLFSDSSHSFGGSYNGDTIGSLADATIFSFHALKSITTAEGGALLTNDEELAHYARLLLSHGIEKKSLWNYDCLLAGMNFRLSEVGAALGLSQLKKLDAFITHRHNIATLYDEAFRDNADFGIIPIPTHIRSSHHLYPILLYPHLWCQKEHIFQQLQAQGLGVQVHYKPIHQFSLYKNLFGDISLPNADRFYLSEISIPCHQSLSTQQAQNIIEIITKTCK; encoded by the coding sequence ATGATACCTTATAGCACGCAACATATTGAGCAAGATGATATTGAGGCTGTCAATTATGCTTTGCAATCTTCTCATCTTACGCAAGGCACTCTTACGCAGCAATTTGAAGCCGCCCTTGCCTCAAAAGGAAATGTGCAATATGCTATAAGCTTTAACTCCGCTACTTCCGCTTTATTTGCACTCTATGGCGCATTTATGTATAAATACTTTCCACATCTTGCACACTTTTATAATACTTTGGATTCTAAAATGTCAAAGCAAGAGAGAGAGGAAATTTATTTTATCACTACACCCATTAGCTTTGTCGCTACAACAAATATGATGCTTCAATGGGGTATTACCCCTCTATTTTGCGATGTGAAAGATGATGGAAATATTGATGAAAATACACTTGCGCACATTCTCTCTACTCATCCTAAGAGAGCGCTTATCAGAGCGATTGTAAGCGTAGATTATGGGGGCAAAAGTGTAGAAATAGATTCTCTGCGCACACTTGCACAAAAACATAATCTTTTGCTTTTTTCAGATAGTTCTCATTCATTTGGGGGGAGTTATAATGGAGACACCATAGGCTCACTTGCTGATGCAACTATTTTTAGCTTTCACGCGCTTAAATCCATTACCACAGCAGAAGGTGGAGCATTGCTCACCAATGATGAAGAATTAGCGCACTATGCGCGCCTTTTGCTCTCTCACGGCATAGAAAAAAAATCCTTGTGGAATTATGATTGTTTGCTTGCGGGTATGAATTTTCGCCTTAGCGAAGTGGGTGCAGCACTTGGTCTTAGCCAACTTAAAAAGCTTGATGCCTTTATCACTCATCGGCATAATATCGCAACACTCTATGATGAAGCGTTTAGGGATAATGCTGATTTTGGCATTATTCCTATACCTACACATATTCGTAGCTCTCATCATCTCTATCCTATTTTGCTTTATCCACATTTATGGTGTCAAAAAGAGCATATTTTTCAACAGCTACAAGCACAAGGTTTGGGTGTGCAGGTACATTATAAGCCTATTCATCAATTTAGTCTCTACAAGAATCTTTTTGGAGACATATCCCTGCCAAATGCAGATAGATTCTATCTTAGCGAAATATCAATTCCTTGTCATCAAAGCCTTAGCACCCAACAAGCACAAAATATTATAGAGATAATTACAAAAACTTGCAAATAA